CCGAAGGCGAAGTGGCCGTCCTGGGGCCGATCGCTGCGGAAGAGCACCACCTTGGCCAGCACCTTGAAGCGGTTGATGAGGCGCGGGTGGTGCTCCCGCGGAATCATCATCACCTCCTCGAGCACGCCGTGGATGCGGTAGGCGATGCGCGTGCCCGTCTCCAGCGGGTGGACGTGCACATCGCTCGCGCCGATGCTGATGGCCCCCTCCATCAGGACATCCACGAAGGCGATCATGTCCGGCTCGGAGCGGGCGATGTAGCCGCGCAGGGACTGCCGCAGCTCCTCCAGCATCTCGCGCACCACGGACGCCACGTCCGCGTCCACCACCGCCAGCGGCGACAGGGCCTGCCGCTGGGGGAGGGAACGCTCGGAGCGCCGGGAGCGGGCCTCCACGAACGCGCCCGCCGTCCCCAGCGCGAGCGCCAGACCCACGCTGCCCAGCAGGGCCGGCGTGAGCGCCAGCCCGAGGAACTGGAGCCCCACCCGGCGCGCGACCTCCACGTCCTGGATGGGATTCTGGAACCACCACAGGCCCACGCCGCCCAGGAGCAACAGCAGGGCCAGGACCCAGGCCGCTCGAGCGGCTCTGCGCAAAGGCTGGAGCATTCGGGCCACGAGGCTAACAGAACCCGTGGCCCGTCACACCCTCACCCCGTCCCTCTCCCAGAGGGAGAGGGTCAGCCGAAGAGCTCACGCACCTTGTCGAAGAAGTTCTTCGACTGCGGGTGCGCCTCCTCACCGCTCAGCTCGGCGAACTTCTCGAGCAGCTCGCGCTGCTTGCCCGACAGCCCCGTCGGCGTCTCCACGATGACCCGCACGTGCTGGTCCCCGCGCTGCCCGCTGTGCAGGTGCGGAATCCCCTTGCCCTTCAGCCGGAACACCTTCCCCGACTGCGAGCCCTCGGGAATCGTCATCTTCACCTTCCCGTCCAGCGTGGGCACGTCGATCTTGGCTCCCAACGCCGCCTGCGTGAACGAGATGGGCACCTCGCAGAAGACGTCGTAGTCCTCGCGCTGGAAGAGCGGGTGCTCGCGCACGATGACCGTCACGTACAGGTCGCCCGGAGGTCCTCCCCGGTCTCCCGGCTCGCCCAGGCCTCCCAGCCTCACCCGCGTGCCATTGTCCACACCCGCCGGGATGTTGACCTCGATGACCTCCTCGGAGGGCACCTTGCCCGAGCCCCGGCACTTGGCGCACGGGTCCGGCACCACCGCGCCCGTGCCGCCGCAGTCACTGCACGGCCGGGACACCGCGAAGAAGCCCTGCGTGAAGCGCAGCTCGCCCGAGCCTCCGCACGTCCCGCACGCCTTGGGCCCCGCGCCGCTCTTGCTGCCCGAGCCGCTGCACGTCTCGCACTTCTTCGGCCGCGGAATCGGCACCTTCGGACGGCAGCCGAACGCCGCCTCCTCGAAGGAAATCTCCAGGTTGAAGCGCAGGTCCGCGCCCCGGTTGTTCACCCGGCCGCGTCCTCCCCTCCCACCGAAGATGTCCCCGAAAATCTCCCCGAAGATGTCGTTGATGTTGACGCCCTGGAACCCGCCGAACGGGTCTCCGCCTCCGGCGCCACCCACGCCCGCGTGGCCGAACCGGTCATACCGGGCCCGCCGCTCCGGGTCGCTCAGCACCTCATAGGCTTCCGAGGCCTCCTTGAACTTCTCCTCGGCCTCCTTGTTTCCGGGGTTCCGGTCCGGGTGGAACTGCAGGGCCACCTTGCGAAAAGCGCTTTTCAGCTCTTGCGCCGAGACGTTCTTCTGGACGCCCAGTACCTCGTAGTAGTCGCGTTTCTGTCCCGCCGCCGCTGGCATTGCGTCAAACCCCTGGATTTATTGAACTTTCTACGCTCGCGTAGTCTTCGAAGTCACTATAACGCAGGCGAGAGGTCCGGCAATCCGGGCCCGCCCCGCTGAGCGGGGCGGGCCCTCGGGTCCACGCGTGAAACGTCGGGCTCAGACAGTCCAGACCCGATTGGCCGTCAGCTCCATGCGAGCAAGCCGCCGCTTGAGCACCGGATCCACCGCTCCCCGGGGGGCCCACTTGGGGACCACGAAGTGAAGCTCCGCGTTGTAGAGCTTCGCGGCGCTGGACAGCAGGCTCCAGCGATTCTCCGTCGTGGGGTCCTCCACCATGCCCGGCGTGACGATCTCCAGGATGATGGGGGTGCGCGCCGAGTCGGACTGCCGACAGGTGAAGTCCGGCCGGTGGTCCTCGATGGTGCCCGAGAGGATGGGCGGAGGCATGAAGCCGGGCAACCTGGCTTTGATGTCCGTGCAGCCGATGGTGCGGAAGTACTCCGCCATCAGCCACAGGAGCCGACGACGCTCTTCGTTATCGACCACGGGCTCACAGCCCGGACTGAACAGCGTCTCTTTCCCAGTGTTGTTGGTGTCCATGGCTAGCGAAAAGCTGTCCGCCCCTTCCCGGCGGAGCAATGAAAGGGCCAACCCGGATTGAGTGCCGGGCAGCAGGGCGGGCGGGGAGGCACGCGGTGCTGTCGTACAGTGGGCTTTGCCCGGCAGCGGACAGGATGCGAAGGTGCGCACCTCCGTGGCCCCCCGTCCTCCTCCGCACGTCTACCGCCGTCTGCTGGGCTACCTCCGGCCCTACCGGGGCCTGCTGCTCGCGGGCCTGGGCGCCTCGCTCGTGGCCGCCGCCGCCACCTCCGCCTACGCCTGGTTGGTGGGGCCGCTGCTGCGCGCCGTCCTCACCGGCGCCCCCGTGGAGCTCGCGGGCATGACGCTGCCCGGAGAGCGCCTGCTGCGCGTGCTCCCCCTCATGGTGGTGGCCGTGGCCGTGGTGAAGGCGACGGCCAGCTTCCTCCAGGGTGGGTGGATGCAGCGGCTGGGCCAGCGGGTGATGGCGGACCTGCGCGCCTTCCTCTACTCGCGGCTGCTCGCCCAGCCCCCCGCGTTCTTCGAGCGGCGGCACTCGGG
This is a stretch of genomic DNA from Archangium violaceum. It encodes these proteins:
- the dnaJ gene encoding molecular chaperone DnaJ, with the protein product MPAAAGQKRDYYEVLGVQKNVSAQELKSAFRKVALQFHPDRNPGNKEAEEKFKEASEAYEVLSDPERRARYDRFGHAGVGGAGGGDPFGGFQGVNINDIFGEIFGDIFGGRGGRGRVNNRGADLRFNLEISFEEAAFGCRPKVPIPRPKKCETCSGSGSKSGAGPKACGTCGGSGELRFTQGFFAVSRPCSDCGGTGAVVPDPCAKCRGSGKVPSEEVIEVNIPAGVDNGTRVRLGGLGEPGDRGGPPGDLYVTVIVREHPLFQREDYDVFCEVPISFTQAALGAKIDVPTLDGKVKMTIPEGSQSGKVFRLKGKGIPHLHSGQRGDQHVRVIVETPTGLSGKQRELLEKFAELSGEEAHPQSKNFFDKVRELFG